A window of Falsiruegeria litorea R37 contains these coding sequences:
- a CDS encoding xanthine dehydrogenase family protein molybdopterin-binding subunit: MSAPTPKHVGRSAPTRAAPVALRGQGQYADDINLDPPLFVAFHRSPVAFGRISSLDIDDARESEGVVGIHTGAEVADLGALAVNQVIPLLHSLDYPILAGSLVESVGQPIAAVLAESPSLAMDAAEMIYADLDESDPIPLRTIAAERWNAGDAAGQFAKAAHVIEVAVQHPRLAPNPMEPRTIAVAYHAGTDTVTVWHSTQTPHRSRSELSRILKIDPDRIRVIATHVGGAFGMKGSIYPEEVFSVWAAFTHKRNVKWTATRSEEFLSATHGRGVQSRGRLAVDGNGNFLALEARVEAPIGAWLPNSGLITAWNAARLLPSGYKVGALDIETKATQQRVGPTGIYRGAGRPEANCLMERLVDKAATALGRDPIDLRLQNLLQSDQLPHATATGNLLDSGDYPRALTLLRDYTAYDALKIERDRRRAAGELVGIGVCFYVEPSGAGWESARVTMTDDGQVQVDSGSSSQGHERETVFAQIVADALGVEMRQITVRCGDTGTCPEGIGALASRSTAIGGSAVLKACEDIRARLDQGQSLPLTSEVRYENEGQAWGYGAYLAMLSICSDTGTPTLEKVVCVDDTGHIINPDLVKGQIQGGFAQGLGEALMEQVVFDEDGQLLTGSFMDYAMPRADDVPSLAMHTFETPSPLNALGAKGVGEAGTIGAPPAILNAAIDALSPLGVTDLNMPLTAHALWQAMQAAKQGHSS; encoded by the coding sequence ATGTCAGCCCCAACGCCAAAACATGTCGGACGCTCAGCCCCCACCCGTGCCGCCCCTGTGGCGTTGCGGGGTCAGGGGCAATATGCCGATGACATCAACCTGGATCCGCCGCTGTTCGTCGCCTTTCACCGCAGCCCTGTTGCCTTTGGCCGGATTTCTTCGCTGGACATCGACGACGCGCGCGAAAGCGAGGGTGTTGTAGGCATTCATACCGGCGCGGAGGTGGCAGATCTGGGGGCTCTGGCGGTCAATCAGGTCATTCCCCTGCTGCACTCGCTGGACTATCCCATCCTTGCCGGATCGCTGGTGGAAAGCGTCGGTCAGCCCATCGCGGCCGTACTTGCCGAAAGTCCGTCCCTGGCCATGGACGCTGCCGAGATGATCTATGCCGATCTGGATGAAAGCGATCCGATCCCGCTGCGCACCATCGCCGCTGAGCGTTGGAACGCGGGCGATGCGGCCGGGCAATTTGCCAAGGCCGCACATGTGATTGAGGTCGCGGTCCAGCATCCGCGCCTGGCCCCCAATCCGATGGAACCACGTACCATTGCCGTAGCTTATCACGCAGGAACAGACACAGTGACAGTTTGGCATTCGACCCAGACGCCCCACCGGTCTCGCTCAGAACTCAGCCGTATCCTGAAGATCGACCCTGACCGTATCCGTGTCATCGCCACGCACGTTGGCGGGGCGTTTGGGATGAAAGGCTCGATCTACCCCGAAGAGGTCTTTTCGGTCTGGGCCGCTTTCACCCACAAACGTAATGTAAAATGGACAGCGACCCGGTCCGAAGAGTTCCTGTCCGCCACCCATGGGCGCGGTGTGCAAAGCCGGGGTCGCCTGGCCGTAGACGGGAATGGGAACTTTCTGGCACTTGAGGCGCGAGTCGAGGCTCCAATCGGTGCCTGGCTGCCAAACAGCGGCTTGATCACAGCTTGGAACGCGGCGCGTTTGCTGCCCTCGGGCTACAAGGTCGGCGCACTGGATATAGAAACCAAAGCCACCCAGCAGCGGGTCGGCCCTACAGGCATTTATCGCGGCGCAGGAAGGCCCGAGGCCAACTGCTTGATGGAACGCTTGGTGGACAAGGCGGCCACGGCCCTTGGGCGCGACCCAATTGACCTGCGTCTGCAGAACCTGCTGCAATCGGATCAGCTGCCCCACGCCACGGCCACTGGAAACCTGCTTGATTCCGGCGACTACCCGCGCGCCTTGACCCTGTTGCGGGATTACACCGCCTATGACGCGTTGAAGATAGAGCGCGATCGCCGTCGCGCAGCTGGCGAATTGGTTGGCATTGGCGTGTGTTTCTATGTTGAGCCGTCAGGTGCCGGTTGGGAAAGCGCGCGGGTCACAATGACTGACGACGGCCAAGTTCAAGTGGACAGCGGCAGCTCCTCTCAAGGGCATGAGCGCGAGACCGTCTTTGCCCAAATCGTAGCAGATGCTCTTGGGGTAGAGATGCGACAAATCACTGTCCGCTGCGGCGACACTGGCACCTGTCCCGAAGGGATCGGCGCCCTTGCGAGCAGATCAACCGCCATCGGCGGCAGCGCCGTATTAAAGGCTTGCGAAGACATCCGCGCGCGCCTGGATCAGGGCCAATCCCTGCCGCTGACGTCCGAAGTCCGGTACGAAAACGAAGGCCAGGCTTGGGGCTATGGTGCCTATCTGGCGATGCTGTCGATCTGCTCTGACACTGGGACGCCAACGCTGGAAAAAGTCGTCTGCGTCGATGACACGGGCCACATCATCAACCCTGATCTGGTCAAAGGTCAGATCCAGGGCGGCTTTGCCCAAGGGTTGGGCGAGGCGCTTATGGAACAGGTCGTGTTTGATGAGGATGGGCAACTGCTGACCGGATCATTCATGGATTACGCCATGCCGCGCGCAGATGACGTTCCATCGCTTGCGATGCACACGTTCGAAACCCCCAGCCCGCTCAACGCACTTGGGGCCAAGGGCGTGGGCGAGGCCGGAACCATCGGCGCGCCCCCCGCCATTCTAAACGCCGCCATCGACGCGCTCAGCCCACTGGGCGTCACCGATCTGAACATGCCGCTTACAGCCCATGCCCTTTGGCAGGCCATGCAAGCGGCGAAACAAGGACACAGCTCATGA
- a CDS encoding dihydrodipicolinate synthase family protein — MKYSKLDAKDYARENMRGIWAAALNPFNADGSFNEAGLRSNIRHWVDDLDIQGLFIAGKQGEFFSMSLDERKRNFEIAVDECDGKAGTIMSASDQNFDTVVELAKHAQDCGADYVVVHAPILHFVTDQDDTVYNYYKELCDRVDIGIAMWSHPDSGYLMSPELCARVADLPNIVAIKYSVPREMYVKLTHLVGDKIHVSTASEAEWLDNIEELDWKLYLCSSPPYQIQTKNDQRMNEYTRLAFEGKFTEARKVRDSLEPVREAIKRTKPGGKPQAHGKYWQELLGQVGGPVRSPLLQLTDAEKAATREAFENCGLKL, encoded by the coding sequence ATGAAGTATTCAAAACTCGACGCCAAGGATTACGCCCGCGAGAACATGCGCGGGATCTGGGCCGCTGCGCTCAACCCGTTCAATGCAGACGGGTCGTTCAACGAGGCTGGGCTGCGATCGAACATCCGCCATTGGGTGGACGATCTGGACATCCAGGGTCTGTTCATCGCCGGCAAGCAGGGTGAGTTCTTTTCCATGTCACTGGACGAGCGGAAGCGGAACTTCGAAATCGCGGTCGATGAATGCGATGGCAAGGCAGGCACGATCATGTCCGCCTCGGACCAGAACTTTGACACCGTGGTGGAACTTGCCAAACACGCGCAAGACTGTGGCGCAGACTATGTGGTGGTCCACGCGCCGATCCTTCATTTCGTCACCGATCAGGACGATACGGTTTACAACTACTACAAGGAACTCTGCGACCGTGTGGACATAGGCATCGCCATGTGGAGCCACCCAGACAGCGGATACCTGATGAGTCCCGAGCTCTGCGCTCGGGTTGCTGATCTGCCCAACATCGTCGCGATCAAGTACTCTGTCCCGCGCGAGATGTATGTGAAGCTGACCCATCTGGTCGGCGACAAGATCCACGTCTCGACCGCGTCCGAGGCCGAATGGCTGGACAACATCGAAGAGCTCGATTGGAAGCTCTACCTCTGCTCGTCTCCGCCCTATCAAATTCAGACCAAAAACGACCAGCGGATGAATGAATACACCCGATTGGCGTTCGAGGGGAAATTTACCGAGGCCCGCAAAGTACGTGACAGCCTGGAACCCGTGCGCGAAGCCATCAAACGCACAAAACCCGGTGGCAAACCGCAAGCGCATGGCAAATACTGGCAAGAACTGCTGGGTCAGGTGGGCGGACCGGTGCGTTCGCCCCTATTGCAGTTGACCGACGCAGAAAAGGCCGCGACACGTGAAGCGTTCGAAAACTGCGGCCTGAAACTGTGA
- the hpaR gene encoding homoprotocatechuate degradation operon regulator HpaR, which translates to MTSADRKISRSLPIMLLRGREKVMGPIRAMLADVDITEQQWRVLRVLTEEGAQDPTHIAHKACLLLPSLTRILQKLEEKGLIHRHPDPEDGRKQIVEVTEAGANIIRENLGTSIELTRQLRDQMGADRFELLLDLLNELDGLKET; encoded by the coding sequence ATGACCAGCGCTGACCGGAAAATCTCGCGTTCTTTGCCGATCATGCTGTTGCGTGGGCGGGAAAAGGTGATGGGGCCGATCCGTGCCATGCTGGCCGATGTGGACATCACCGAACAACAATGGCGCGTGCTCAGGGTGCTGACCGAAGAAGGCGCACAGGACCCCACACATATCGCGCACAAGGCCTGTCTGTTGCTGCCCAGCCTGACCCGTATCCTACAGAAGCTGGAGGAGAAGGGACTGATCCATCGGCACCCTGACCCCGAAGATGGGCGCAAGCAGATCGTCGAAGTGACCGAGGCAGGCGCAAACATCATTCGCGAGAACCTGGGCACCAGCATCGAGTTGACCCGGCAGTTGCGCGATCAGATGGGGGCGGATCGGTTCGAATTGCTGCTTGATCTGCTCAATGAGCTTGATGGTCTCAAGGAAACGTGA
- a CDS encoding aldolase/citrate lyase family protein has product MSAPTNPFKQALARGETQIGCWMSLAEQLCAEIMGTAGFDWLVVDGEHAPNDIRSIRDQLIALAASASHPVVRVPIGETWIIKQVLDAGAQTVLVPIVETADQARELVRACQYPPHGTRGVGAMAARATMFGSTSDYIQTADQEICLLVQVENRAGMEALDEILTVDGIDGVFIGPADLSTDMGFQGDSAAPEVRAVIVDALKRIKAAGKAPGILGVTQESTQSYLDMGAQFLAVGIDVLILANHARALAKQWKEKARS; this is encoded by the coding sequence ATGTCAGCGCCCACAAACCCGTTCAAACAGGCCCTAGCCCGAGGCGAGACGCAGATCGGATGTTGGATGAGCCTTGCTGAACAACTCTGCGCGGAAATCATGGGCACTGCCGGGTTCGATTGGTTGGTTGTGGACGGCGAGCATGCGCCCAACGATATCCGCTCGATCCGCGATCAATTGATTGCCTTGGCCGCTAGCGCGTCGCACCCGGTTGTGCGCGTACCGATTGGAGAGACCTGGATCATCAAGCAGGTGCTGGATGCGGGTGCACAAACGGTCCTGGTTCCGATTGTCGAAACCGCAGACCAAGCGCGCGAATTGGTGAGGGCCTGTCAGTACCCCCCGCACGGGACCCGTGGCGTCGGCGCGATGGCGGCCCGAGCCACCATGTTCGGCTCAACCTCGGACTACATCCAGACTGCGGACCAAGAAATCTGCTTGCTGGTACAGGTCGAAAACCGCGCCGGGATGGAGGCGCTGGACGAAATTCTGACCGTTGACGGCATTGATGGCGTCTTTATCGGACCGGCGGATCTGTCCACGGACATGGGGTTCCAAGGCGACAGCGCCGCGCCTGAGGTGCGCGCAGTGATCGTCGACGCGCTCAAACGGATCAAGGCCGCAGGCAAGGCGCCTGGCATTCTGGGTGTGACCCAGGAATCGACGCAGTCGTATCTGGACATGGGGGCGCAGTTTCTTGCGGTTGGGATCGACGTGCTGATTCTGGCAAACCACGCGCGGGCACTGGCCAAACAGTGGAAAGAAAAAGCTAGGTCTTAA
- a CDS encoding DUF3095 domain-containing protein, producing the protein MHEQIPEAQAQTSARFYEALDVTASFDVLTEPSHYKPVPNDWFVGTADIVNSTGEIANGRYKTVNMVGAAVISAIANAIGSNTFPYVFGGDGASFALHVSQREIAERTLADLRRWASEKFDIELRAAIAPAPDIRQAGVDVRVARFAASSGADYAMFAGGGLAWVDEQMKAGHMMVGLSDPGAEPDLTGLSCRWTNVQAEQGEIISLVVLPTSGASERDFADIAQRVVQAIGGLNRAGHPVPVNGPRVGWSSPGLNLEAHSLRGRMPVWLFKCSLFFKTLFSWTLFKTDLNVGSFDPVHYKRMLSANADYRKFDDGLKMTLDCDPKTRAKIEAILSEAETRGKIRYGLFAQSEAMVTCFVPSAMEDDHVHFIDGAAGGYAQAAAQLKT; encoded by the coding sequence GTGCACGAGCAAATACCTGAAGCGCAGGCGCAAACCAGCGCGCGATTCTACGAGGCGTTGGACGTAACGGCGAGCTTCGACGTGTTGACCGAGCCATCGCACTATAAGCCGGTTCCAAATGATTGGTTCGTGGGCACCGCCGACATTGTTAACTCCACAGGCGAAATTGCAAACGGCCGCTATAAAACCGTCAATATGGTGGGTGCTGCCGTAATCTCGGCCATTGCGAATGCCATTGGCAGCAATACGTTTCCGTATGTGTTCGGTGGGGATGGCGCGTCTTTTGCGTTGCACGTTTCACAGCGCGAGATCGCCGAGCGAACGCTGGCTGATCTACGTCGGTGGGCATCCGAAAAGTTTGACATCGAACTGCGGGCGGCGATTGCTCCGGCGCCTGACATCCGTCAGGCTGGTGTGGATGTACGGGTCGCCCGGTTTGCGGCCTCCAGCGGGGCCGACTATGCGATGTTTGCCGGTGGCGGTCTGGCCTGGGTCGACGAGCAGATGAAGGCCGGGCACATGATGGTTGGCCTTTCTGATCCGGGGGCCGAGCCCGATCTGACCGGATTGTCTTGCCGATGGACCAACGTGCAGGCTGAACAGGGGGAGATTATCTCCTTGGTGGTTCTGCCAACATCTGGCGCGTCCGAACGCGACTTTGCCGATATCGCGCAAAGGGTGGTTCAGGCCATAGGCGGTTTGAACCGAGCAGGTCACCCAGTTCCGGTCAACGGACCGCGCGTCGGCTGGTCCTCACCCGGTCTGAATCTCGAGGCGCACTCGCTGCGGGGACGAATGCCGGTCTGGCTGTTCAAATGCAGTTTGTTTTTCAAAACGCTGTTCAGTTGGACACTGTTCAAGACAGACCTCAACGTGGGTTCGTTCGATCCGGTGCACTACAAACGCATGCTCAGCGCCAACGCGGATTATCGCAAATTCGACGATGGGCTCAAGATGACGCTGGACTGCGATCCCAAAACCCGCGCGAAGATCGAGGCGATCCTGTCCGAAGCCGAAACACGCGGCAAAATCCGTTATGGGTTGTTTGCCCAGTCCGAGGCGATGGTCACGTGTTTCGTGCCCTCGGCCATGGAGGACGACCACGTGCATTTCATTGATGGGGCGGCTGGCGGCTATGCGCAAGCCGCGGCGCAGCTTAAGACCTAG
- a CDS encoding MFS transporter: MQVGLIILCLAYVLSQFFRAFLAVLAGVLNQDIGASPDDLAFASGLWFLTFAAMQLPVGLALDKIGPRRTAAVLLLAGGSGGAVLFALATTPIHVSLSMVLIGIGCSPVLMASYYIFARNYPPARFATLAALMLGVGSSGNLVASYPTALAVELIGWRSTLMGLAVLSGLVALGIWLTVKDPEPVETEEKGSLLDLLKLPALWAILPLMFVAYAPSGAIRGLWAGPYLSDVFGLSTGQIGQATLVMGAAMIAGTFVYGPLDRILGTRKWVIFGGNLLSAVALTVLCLWIDQGVWTSVILLAVIGFTGATFPVIMAHGRAFVPAHLVGRGVTLLNLFGIGGVGVMQIASGRLHEGATTATPGTPYVIIFGFFAVTLTAGLVVYLFSRDSVD, translated from the coding sequence ATGCAGGTAGGGTTGATCATATTATGTCTGGCTTATGTGTTGAGCCAATTCTTCCGCGCCTTTCTGGCCGTGCTCGCCGGTGTCTTGAACCAGGATATCGGGGCAAGTCCCGATGATCTGGCCTTTGCGTCCGGCCTCTGGTTTTTGACCTTTGCCGCGATGCAGCTGCCGGTGGGTTTGGCGCTGGATAAGATCGGTCCGCGACGTACGGCTGCGGTGCTTTTGCTCGCAGGCGGCAGCGGCGGTGCAGTTTTGTTTGCCTTGGCCACAACCCCCATTCACGTGAGCCTGTCGATGGTCCTGATCGGGATCGGATGTTCGCCTGTGCTTATGGCGTCCTACTACATTTTCGCCCGCAATTATCCCCCCGCGCGCTTTGCCACCCTGGCCGCGCTGATGCTGGGCGTAGGGTCCAGCGGCAATTTGGTTGCCTCTTACCCCACCGCCCTGGCCGTCGAGTTGATCGGCTGGCGCAGCACGCTGATGGGGTTGGCGGTTTTGTCCGGCCTTGTTGCCCTGGGCATCTGGTTGACGGTCAAGGACCCTGAACCCGTTGAAACAGAAGAGAAAGGTTCGCTGCTCGACCTGCTGAAACTGCCCGCACTTTGGGCCATTCTGCCACTGATGTTCGTGGCCTACGCCCCGTCGGGCGCCATCCGGGGCCTGTGGGCTGGTCCGTATCTGTCCGACGTGTTTGGCCTGTCGACCGGGCAAATTGGACAAGCCACGCTGGTCATGGGGGCCGCGATGATTGCGGGCACCTTTGTCTATGGCCCCCTCGACCGCATCCTGGGCACGCGCAAATGGGTGATCTTTGGCGGCAACCTGCTGTCCGCCGTGGCCTTGACCGTGCTGTGCCTGTGGATTGACCAGGGCGTCTGGACTTCGGTCATTCTGCTGGCGGTGATCGGGTTCACCGGGGCCACCTTCCCCGTCATCATGGCCCATGGTCGTGCCTTTGTGCCTGCGCATCTGGTTGGACGCGGTGTGACCCTGCTCAATCTGTTTGGTATCGGTGGCGTGGGGGTCATGCAGATCGCCTCGGGCCGCTTGCACGAGGGCGCCACGACCGCCACCCCCGGAACACCTTATGTGATCATATTCGGGTTCTTCGCAGTTACATTGACCGCCGGTCTGGTGGTCTACCTCTTCAGCCGCGACAGTGTGGACTGA
- a CDS encoding aspartate-semialdehyde dehydrogenase, which yields MGYRIVVVGATGNVGREMLNILAERQFPVDELAVLASRRSLGTEVSFGDKTLTTQDLDTFDFTGWDMALFAVGSDATKVYAPKTAAAGCTVIDNSSLYRYDPDIPLIVPECNPQAIHDYAKKNIIANPNCSTAQMVVALKPLHDRAKIKRVVVSTYQSVSGAGKEGMDELWDQTKAVYNPTTDVPPNKFQKEIAFNVIPHIDVFMEDGSTKEEWKMVAETKKIVDPAIKVTATCVRVPVFVGHSEAVNIEFEEFLDEDEARDILRESPGIMVIDKREAGGYVTPKECVGDFATFISRIRQDSTVENGINLWCVSDNLRKGAALNAVQIAELLGREVLKKG from the coding sequence ATGGGTTATCGCATCGTCGTCGTCGGCGCCACTGGCAACGTGGGCCGCGAAATGCTGAACATCCTGGCCGAGCGCCAGTTTCCCGTGGACGAGCTCGCCGTTCTGGCCAGCCGCCGTTCGCTGGGTACCGAGGTTAGCTTTGGCGATAAGACACTCACGACCCAGGATCTGGATACCTTTGATTTCACTGGCTGGGACATGGCGCTGTTTGCCGTGGGTTCTGACGCGACCAAGGTCTATGCACCCAAGACGGCGGCGGCTGGTTGTACCGTGATCGACAACAGCTCGCTCTATCGCTACGACCCGGACATTCCGCTGATCGTGCCCGAGTGCAACCCGCAGGCGATCCACGACTACGCCAAGAAAAACATCATCGCCAACCCCAACTGCTCGACCGCGCAGATGGTTGTCGCGCTGAAACCTCTGCACGACCGCGCCAAGATCAAGCGCGTTGTCGTGTCGACCTATCAGTCGGTGTCGGGCGCGGGCAAAGAGGGTATGGACGAGCTGTGGGATCAGACCAAAGCGGTCTACAACCCCACAACGGACGTGCCGCCAAACAAGTTCCAAAAGGAAATCGCCTTCAACGTAATTCCGCACATCGACGTCTTCATGGAAGACGGCTCGACCAAGGAAGAGTGGAAGATGGTGGCCGAAACCAAAAAGATCGTGGACCCCGCGATCAAGGTCACGGCCACCTGCGTCCGCGTGCCGGTTTTCGTTGGCCATTCCGAGGCCGTGAACATCGAGTTCGAAGAGTTCCTGGACGAGGACGAGGCCCGCGACATCCTGCGCGAAAGCCCCGGCATCATGGTGATCGACAAGCGCGAGGCCGGTGGCTACGTCACGCCGAAAGAATGCGTTGGCGATTTCGCCACCTTCATCAGCCGTATCCGCCAGGACAGCACGGTTGAGAACGGCATCAACCTGTGGTGCGTCTCGGACAACCTGCGCAAGGGCGCTGCTCTGAACGCTGTCCAGATTGCTGAACTGCTGGGTCGCGAGGTCCTGAAAAAGGGCTGA
- a CDS encoding DUF4261 domain-containing protein — protein MTSDKDELRFSVDILLSEPLHFQLDEIVEAINADFPSCQVKDPGMNPSNSLRTDEAVIAILDPVEPANGERVVFVGVGFPDENFRNADHTESFWRTGGFGQEALAEHQSYLSVSVTAVDDSLASRFRAARLLNVVTAVFAQLPITLALYVKWGGHFVSPEHWQKAAEQAVVGDWPLTAWLSYRGAWDAKFDQSQTWAVGYSVGLKQFLPYELQMEAAPLKPTDVMGVLLAAAWMPLQGGSVLNEGDTIGVEEVVRYRIRQRRHSDGSPSDIFVLLHPDSPIDEEAVFGPRPGVPTPVEAPFIRNPKKNFMQRLLGRN, from the coding sequence ATGACGTCTGACAAGGACGAACTCCGGTTTTCTGTCGATATCTTGCTGAGTGAACCCTTGCATTTTCAGCTGGATGAAATTGTCGAAGCCATCAACGCGGATTTCCCCTCGTGCCAAGTCAAGGATCCGGGAATGAACCCGTCCAATTCGCTGCGAACAGACGAGGCCGTGATTGCCATTCTTGATCCGGTCGAACCGGCGAATGGCGAGCGGGTGGTTTTCGTCGGCGTGGGTTTCCCAGATGAGAACTTTCGCAATGCCGATCACACGGAATCATTCTGGCGGACAGGTGGCTTCGGACAAGAGGCATTGGCCGAACACCAAAGCTATCTCAGCGTTTCCGTGACGGCTGTTGATGACTCTCTGGCATCTCGATTTCGGGCCGCCCGTTTGCTAAATGTGGTTACTGCAGTCTTTGCTCAGCTTCCGATTACATTGGCTCTATATGTCAAATGGGGAGGGCATTTTGTCTCTCCCGAGCATTGGCAAAAGGCCGCAGAACAAGCTGTCGTGGGGGATTGGCCCTTGACCGCCTGGCTATCGTACCGAGGGGCATGGGACGCTAAATTCGATCAATCGCAGACCTGGGCGGTTGGATACTCGGTCGGCTTGAAGCAGTTCTTGCCCTATGAGCTGCAAATGGAAGCGGCACCGTTGAAACCAACGGATGTGATGGGGGTGTTGCTGGCCGCGGCTTGGATGCCCCTGCAGGGCGGCAGTGTGCTCAACGAGGGGGATACGATCGGCGTGGAAGAAGTCGTCAGATACAGGATCCGGCAACGGCGACATTCGGACGGTTCCCCAAGTGATATTTTCGTATTGCTTCATCCCGACAGCCCGATTGACGAAGAGGCGGTCTTTGGCCCGCGTCCTGGCGTGCCCACACCGGTTGAGGCCCCTTTCATTCGCAATCCAAAGAAGAACTTCATGCAACGGCTGCTTGGGCGCAATTGA
- a CDS encoding tellurite resistance TerB family protein, which produces MGLFSKLRKAATARNDDLATAVLTPSVMTMVADGSTSKSEIVQLANLCGFSPIYAGYSSEVLVALVESVQRDLSKGDYQSIINRAKHQMSMPMRETAIAFAIRIAMADGHVDQSEREALIVLSHNFDIDPDKLVVMFDVISMLQRAPQQVAA; this is translated from the coding sequence ATGGGATTATTCTCCAAACTTCGTAAAGCAGCCACGGCACGTAACGACGATTTGGCCACTGCGGTTCTGACACCATCGGTGATGACCATGGTCGCCGACGGCAGCACGTCCAAGAGCGAAATCGTGCAGCTCGCCAACCTTTGCGGTTTCAGTCCAATTTATGCGGGGTACTCATCAGAGGTGCTTGTGGCCTTGGTTGAGAGCGTTCAGCGTGATTTGTCCAAAGGTGATTATCAATCCATCATCAACCGGGCCAAGCATCAAATGTCGATGCCCATGCGGGAAACTGCAATTGCCTTTGCCATTCGTATTGCAATGGCGGATGGACATGTTGACCAATCAGAACGTGAGGCTCTGATCGTTCTTAGTCATAATTTCGACATTGATCCCGACAAGTTGGTTGTGATGTTCGACGTGATTTCCATGCTCCAGCGCGCGCCTCAGCAGGTGGCGGCATGA
- a CDS encoding SRPBCC family protein, whose amino-acid sequence MKLIKRLFLTLVVVVVALVAVSFLLPGQAAVSRSITINAPANAVFPHVNSMQATEAWSPWLSRDPETKLSYSGPDTGVGNTLSWMSEHPQVGSGTQEIVESIENQLVRTELDFGPMGTATATFDLQPEGTGTKVTWGFQSDLGLNPISRWMGLMMDDWVGSDYETGLANLKVVVESGQ is encoded by the coding sequence ATGAAATTGATCAAACGCCTCTTCCTGACCCTTGTGGTTGTTGTTGTCGCTTTGGTGGCTGTTTCTTTTCTTTTACCAGGTCAAGCCGCCGTGTCGCGTTCGATCACCATTAATGCCCCTGCAAATGCTGTGTTCCCGCATGTCAATTCCATGCAAGCGACTGAGGCCTGGTCGCCTTGGTTATCGCGTGATCCCGAGACCAAGTTGAGCTACTCAGGGCCAGACACAGGTGTGGGTAACACGCTGTCATGGATGTCCGAGCATCCGCAGGTCGGATCTGGCACGCAAGAGATTGTGGAAAGCATCGAAAACCAACTGGTCCGCACTGAGTTGGATTTCGGCCCGATGGGAACGGCAACCGCCACATTCGATCTGCAACCCGAAGGGACGGGCACCAAGGTCACTTGGGGTTTTCAGTCAGACCTGGGTTTGAACCCCATCTCGCGGTGGATGGGGCTTATGATGGATGACTGGGTTGGTAGTGATTATGAAACGGGGCTGGCCAACCTCAAGGTGGTGGTTGAATCCGGTCAGTGA